The Lonchura striata isolate bLonStr1 chromosome 7, bLonStr1.mat, whole genome shotgun sequence genome window below encodes:
- the PBLD gene encoding phenazine biosynthesis-like domain-containing protein isoform X2: MQIPVITVDAFTNRPFSGNPAAVCLLENDLDEDLHQKIATEMNLSETAFIRKLKPGDDFSKSSCFGLRWFTPANEVPLCGHATLASAAVLFHVQKNTNSVLTFVTLSGELKARQVKDHIVLDLPLYTAYPQELKEVEELIKAAVGDMIVQDVRYSPDTKKLLVRLSDAYERSVLENLKVSAQHFLSAEKTGKVKGLILTVKGNSSGKGHDFYSRYFSPWYGVLEDPVTGSAHAVLSSYWSEQLGKKEMLEDLHFRDSPSEHLNRNTS, translated from the exons ATGCAGATTCCGGTTATTACGGTCGATGCATTTACAAACCGACCATTCTCTGGAAATCCTGCGGCTGTTTGTCTGCTTGAAAAT GATCTGGATGAAGATCTGCACCAAAAAATTGCAACAGAAATGAACCTTTCAGAAACAGCTTTCATCAGAAAACTGAAACCTGGAGATGACTTTAGCAAAA GTTCCTGCTTTGGGCTCAGATGGTTCACCCCAGCCAATGAAGTTCCTCTCTGTGGTCATGCTACTCTTGCATCAGCTGCTGTGTTATTTCATGTACAAA aaaatacaaattcagTTCTCACGTTTGTGACACTGAGTGGGGAATTAAAGGCCAGACAAGTGAAAGATCATATTGTCCTGGACTTGCCACTTTACACAGCCTACCCCCAG gaactTAAGGAAGTAGAAGAATTAATAAAG GCAGCTGTTGGTGACATGATTGTTCAAGATGTCCGTTATTCTCCTGACACAAAGAAACTCTTAGTCCGCCTCAGTGATGCTTATGAAAG GTCTGTGTTGGAAAACTTGAAAGTGAGTGCACAACACTTTTTATCAGctgaaaagacaggaaaagtGAAAGGACTCATACTCACTGTTAAGGGAAATTCCAGTGGAAAAGGCCATGATTTTTACTCCAGATATTTTTCACCTTGGTATGGAGTTCTGGAAGACCCTGTTACAG GATCTGCTCATGCTGTTTTAAGCAGCTACTGGtcagagcagctggggaagaAAGAAATGCTTG
- the HNRNPH3 gene encoding heterogeneous nuclear ribonucleoprotein H3 isoform X2: MDWSGKHNGPNDTTNDGTVVRLRGLPFGCSKEEIVQFFQGLEIVPNGITLTLDYQGRSTGEAFVQFASKEIAENALGKHKERIGHRYIEIFKSSKSEIRGFSDMPRRMMGQQRPGPYDRPLGGRGGYYGAGRGRYGGFDDYGGYNNYGYGNDGYDDRMRDGRGMGGHGYGAGDAGSGFHGGGHFVHMRGLPFRATENDIANFFSPLNPIRVHIDIGADGRATGEADVEFVTHEDAVAAMSKDKNHMQHRYVELFLNSTAGGGSGMGGYGRDGMDQGYGSVGRMGMGSNYSGGYGTPDGLGGYSRGSGNSGGYYGQGSMGGGGWRGMY; encoded by the exons atgGACTGGAGTGGAAAACACAATGGGCCCAATGATACAACCAATGACGGAACAGTGGTACGACTCCGAGGCCTGCCATTTGGTTGCAGTAAAGAAGAGATTGTTCAGTTTTTCCAAG GGTTGGAAATCGTGCCAAATGGGATAACATTGACGCTGGACTACCAGGGGAGAAGCACAGGGGAGGCCTTCGTGCAGTTTGCTTCAAAGGAGATAGCAGAAAATGCTCTGGGGAAACACAAGGAAAGAATAGGGCACAG ATACATTGAAATCTTCAAAAGTAGTAAGAGTGAAATCAGAGGATTCTCTGACATGCCAAGAAGAATGATGGGACAACAGCGACCTGGACCATATGATAGACCATTAGGAGGAAGAGGGGGTTATTATGGAGCTGGGCGTGGAA GATATGGTGGCTTTGATGATTATGGTGGCTATAATAACTATGGCTATGGAAACGACGGCTATGACGACAGAATGAGGGATGGGAGAG GCATGGGAGGACATGGCTATGGAGCTGGAGATGCAGGGTCGGGGTTCCATGGTGGCGGTCATTTTGTTCACATGAGAGGGCTGCCTTTCCGAGCCACGGAAAACGATATTGCTAAC TTTTTCTCACCATTGAACCCTATAAGAGTTCACATTGACATTGGAGCAGATGGAAGAGCTACAGGAGAGGCAGATGTGGAGTTTGTAACACATGAGGATGCAGTAGCTGCCATGTCCAAGGACAAGAATCACATGC AGCATCGATATGTTGAACTATTCCTGAATTCCACTGCTGGAGGTGGCTCTGGAATGGGAGGCTATGGCAGAGATGGAATGG ATCAAGGTTATGGCTCTGTTGGTAGAATGGGAATGGGTAGCAATTACAGCGGTGGATATGGAACTCCTGATGGCTTGGGTGGATATA GTCGTGGCAGTGGAAATAGTGGAGGATACTATGGGCAAGGCAGCATGGGTGGAGGAGGATGGCGTGGGATGTATTGA
- the HNRNPH3 gene encoding heterogeneous nuclear ribonucleoprotein H3 isoform X3 yields MDWSGKHNGPNDTTNDGTVVRLRGLPFGCSKEEIVQFFQGLEIVPNGITLTLDYQGRSTGEAFVQFASKEIAENALGKHKERIGHRYIEIFKSSKSEIRGFSDMPRRMMGQQRPGPYDRPLGGRGGYYGAGRGSMYDRMRRGGGGYDGGYGGFDDYGGYNNYGYGNDGYDDRMRDGRGMGGHGYGAGDAGSGFHGGGHFVHMRGLPFRATENDIANFFSPLNPIRVHIDIGADGRATGEADVEFVTHEDAVAAMSKDKNHMQHRYVELFLNSTAGGGSGMGGYGRDGMDQGYGSVGRMGMGSNYSGGYGTPDGLGGYSMYA; encoded by the exons atgGACTGGAGTGGAAAACACAATGGGCCCAATGATACAACCAATGACGGAACAGTGGTACGACTCCGAGGCCTGCCATTTGGTTGCAGTAAAGAAGAGATTGTTCAGTTTTTCCAAG GGTTGGAAATCGTGCCAAATGGGATAACATTGACGCTGGACTACCAGGGGAGAAGCACAGGGGAGGCCTTCGTGCAGTTTGCTTCAAAGGAGATAGCAGAAAATGCTCTGGGGAAACACAAGGAAAGAATAGGGCACAG ATACATTGAAATCTTCAAAAGTAGTAAGAGTGAAATCAGAGGATTCTCTGACATGCCAAGAAGAATGATGGGACAACAGCGACCTGGACCATATGATAGACCATTAGGAGGAAGAGGGGGTTATTATGGAGCTGGGCGTGGAAGTATGTATGACAGAATGCGTCGAGGAGGTGGTGGATATGACGGTG GATATGGTGGCTTTGATGATTATGGTGGCTATAATAACTATGGCTATGGAAACGACGGCTATGACGACAGAATGAGGGATGGGAGAG GCATGGGAGGACATGGCTATGGAGCTGGAGATGCAGGGTCGGGGTTCCATGGTGGCGGTCATTTTGTTCACATGAGAGGGCTGCCTTTCCGAGCCACGGAAAACGATATTGCTAAC TTTTTCTCACCATTGAACCCTATAAGAGTTCACATTGACATTGGAGCAGATGGAAGAGCTACAGGAGAGGCAGATGTGGAGTTTGTAACACATGAGGATGCAGTAGCTGCCATGTCCAAGGACAAGAATCACATGC AGCATCGATATGTTGAACTATTCCTGAATTCCACTGCTGGAGGTGGCTCTGGAATGGGAGGCTATGGCAGAGATGGAATGG ATCAAGGTTATGGCTCTGTTGGTAGAATGGGAATGGGTAGCAATTACAGCGGTGGATATGGAACTCCTGATGGCTTGGGTGGATATA gtaTGTATGCGTGA
- the PBLD gene encoding phenazine biosynthesis-like domain-containing protein isoform X3 — MQIPVITVDAFTNRPFSGNPAAVCLLENDLDEDLHQKIATEMNLSETAFIRKLKPGDDFSKSSCFGLRWFTPANEVPLCGHATLASAAVLFHVQKNTNSVLTFVTLSGELKARQVKDHIVLDLPLYTAYPQELKEVEELIKAAVGDMIVQDVRYSPDTKKLLVRLSDAYERSVLENLKVSAQHFLSAEKTGKVKGLILTVKGNSSGKGHDFYSRYFSPWYGVLEDPVTGSAHAVLSSYWSEQLGKKEMLGL; from the exons ATGCAGATTCCGGTTATTACGGTCGATGCATTTACAAACCGACCATTCTCTGGAAATCCTGCGGCTGTTTGTCTGCTTGAAAAT GATCTGGATGAAGATCTGCACCAAAAAATTGCAACAGAAATGAACCTTTCAGAAACAGCTTTCATCAGAAAACTGAAACCTGGAGATGACTTTAGCAAAA GTTCCTGCTTTGGGCTCAGATGGTTCACCCCAGCCAATGAAGTTCCTCTCTGTGGTCATGCTACTCTTGCATCAGCTGCTGTGTTATTTCATGTACAAA aaaatacaaattcagTTCTCACGTTTGTGACACTGAGTGGGGAATTAAAGGCCAGACAAGTGAAAGATCATATTGTCCTGGACTTGCCACTTTACACAGCCTACCCCCAG gaactTAAGGAAGTAGAAGAATTAATAAAG GCAGCTGTTGGTGACATGATTGTTCAAGATGTCCGTTATTCTCCTGACACAAAGAAACTCTTAGTCCGCCTCAGTGATGCTTATGAAAG GTCTGTGTTGGAAAACTTGAAAGTGAGTGCACAACACTTTTTATCAGctgaaaagacaggaaaagtGAAAGGACTCATACTCACTGTTAAGGGAAATTCCAGTGGAAAAGGCCATGATTTTTACTCCAGATATTTTTCACCTTGGTATGGAGTTCTGGAAGACCCTGTTACAG GATCTGCTCATGCTGTTTTAAGCAGCTACTGGtcagagcagctggggaagaAAGAAATGCTTG GCCTTTAG
- the HNRNPH3 gene encoding heterogeneous nuclear ribonucleoprotein H3 isoform X1, protein MDWSGKHNGPNDTTNDGTVVRLRGLPFGCSKEEIVQFFQGLEIVPNGITLTLDYQGRSTGEAFVQFASKEIAENALGKHKERIGHRYIEIFKSSKSEIRGFSDMPRRMMGQQRPGPYDRPLGGRGGYYGAGRGSMYDRMRRGGGGYDGGYGGFDDYGGYNNYGYGNDGYDDRMRDGRGMGGHGYGAGDAGSGFHGGGHFVHMRGLPFRATENDIANFFSPLNPIRVHIDIGADGRATGEADVEFVTHEDAVAAMSKDKNHMQHRYVELFLNSTAGGGSGMGGYGRDGMDQGYGSVGRMGMGSNYSGGYGTPDGLGGYSRGSGNSGGYYGQGSMGGGGWRGMY, encoded by the exons atgGACTGGAGTGGAAAACACAATGGGCCCAATGATACAACCAATGACGGAACAGTGGTACGACTCCGAGGCCTGCCATTTGGTTGCAGTAAAGAAGAGATTGTTCAGTTTTTCCAAG GGTTGGAAATCGTGCCAAATGGGATAACATTGACGCTGGACTACCAGGGGAGAAGCACAGGGGAGGCCTTCGTGCAGTTTGCTTCAAAGGAGATAGCAGAAAATGCTCTGGGGAAACACAAGGAAAGAATAGGGCACAG ATACATTGAAATCTTCAAAAGTAGTAAGAGTGAAATCAGAGGATTCTCTGACATGCCAAGAAGAATGATGGGACAACAGCGACCTGGACCATATGATAGACCATTAGGAGGAAGAGGGGGTTATTATGGAGCTGGGCGTGGAAGTATGTATGACAGAATGCGTCGAGGAGGTGGTGGATATGACGGTG GATATGGTGGCTTTGATGATTATGGTGGCTATAATAACTATGGCTATGGAAACGACGGCTATGACGACAGAATGAGGGATGGGAGAG GCATGGGAGGACATGGCTATGGAGCTGGAGATGCAGGGTCGGGGTTCCATGGTGGCGGTCATTTTGTTCACATGAGAGGGCTGCCTTTCCGAGCCACGGAAAACGATATTGCTAAC TTTTTCTCACCATTGAACCCTATAAGAGTTCACATTGACATTGGAGCAGATGGAAGAGCTACAGGAGAGGCAGATGTGGAGTTTGTAACACATGAGGATGCAGTAGCTGCCATGTCCAAGGACAAGAATCACATGC AGCATCGATATGTTGAACTATTCCTGAATTCCACTGCTGGAGGTGGCTCTGGAATGGGAGGCTATGGCAGAGATGGAATGG ATCAAGGTTATGGCTCTGTTGGTAGAATGGGAATGGGTAGCAATTACAGCGGTGGATATGGAACTCCTGATGGCTTGGGTGGATATA GTCGTGGCAGTGGAAATAGTGGAGGATACTATGGGCAAGGCAGCATGGGTGGAGGAGGATGGCGTGGGATGTATTGA